In one Musa acuminata AAA Group cultivar baxijiao chromosome BXJ2-5, Cavendish_Baxijiao_AAA, whole genome shotgun sequence genomic region, the following are encoded:
- the LOC135611527 gene encoding uncharacterized protein LOC135611527, with product MKATCRDQSKYCRFHRDHGHDTEDCHDLRNQIEALIWRSHLGRYLKSRKVTLSPRGPPERQINVISGRPTAGGTSTIARKAYAHNMVEKHPHPEHEPTITFGVGEVEHSHHDDALVISIQIANAWVKRVMVDTGSSADVLYFDAFGRLGLT from the coding sequence ATGAAGGCCACCTGTAGAGACCAATCTAAATATTGTAGGTTCCATCGGGACCACGGCCATGACACAGAGGACTGCCATGACCTCCGGAACCAGATAGAAGCACTAATATGGAGAAGCCACCTCGGACGCTATCTCAAGTCCCGGAAGGTGACTCTGAGCCCCAGAGGGCCCCCCGAGAGACAGATCAACGTTATCTCTGGCAGGCCAACAGCCGGTGGCACTAGCACGATAGCAAGAAAGGCCTATGCACACAACATGGTGGAGAAGCATCCCCACCCTGAGCACGAGCCTACAATTACCTTCGGAGTTGGAGAGGTTGAGCACTCCCACCATGATGATGCTCTGGTGATCTCCATCCAAATCGCCAACGCCTGGGTCAAGAGGGTGATGGTTGATACGGGGAGTTCCGCCGACGTCCTCTACTTCGATGCCTTTGGGAGGCTCGGTTTGACCTAG